Part of the Thauera sedimentorum genome, CCGCACCTCCGCCAGTAGCGATTACTACGCCTTTCACGCGGGTCAGTTCATCGATGACCTGGGTCTCGCGTCGACGAAAGCCCTCCTCCCCCTCGATCTCGAAAATGGTGGGAATCTTAACGCCGGTACGCGCTTCGATTTCGTGATCGCAGTCAACGAAGCGCATGTCGCAACGCCTCGCCAGTTCACGTCCGATGGTGGTTTTACCGGCGCCCATCATGCCGATCAGAACGATTCGATCCACGCAAATGTCGTACAGTTTGGAAGCACAGGGGCCGGAGATCCATCAATAAGATGGAACCCCAGCCCCTGTCTTGGCAGTAATGGATTGATCAGCGCAGCGTCAGTACGTCGCTTACGATACGCGGAGTAATGAACACGAGCAATTCACGGCGGCTGGTTTCGCGCTTCGTATTTCGGAACAGCGCACCGAGGACCGGAATCTCGCCGAGTACGGGGACGCGCCCGACGTTATTTGTCTCCGATTCTTCGTAGATTCCACCGATCACTACCGTTCCGCCGTTCTCGACCAAGACCTCGGTCTTCACATTCTTCGTATCGATCGCTGGCTCCAGGAAACCAGCCGGGAAAACGGGACTATCCTTGTTGACCTCGACCTGCAGTTGGAGCCGACCATCCGGCGTAATCATGGGCTTTACCTTCAAGGAAAGCACGGCCTTCTTGAACTCGACACTGGTTGCCCCGGAACTCGTTTCCTTGCGGTACGCAATCTCCGTCCCTTGCTCAATCGCGGCTTCGACCTGATTTGCAGTCAGCACTCTCGGACTCGAGACGATCTTGCCCCTGCCATCGGTTTCCAAAGCCGACAGTTCGAGATTCAGGAATCGTGTAGCCGCGCTATTGAACAGAGCGAGATTGAGTGTCGAGAACGACGCCACCGGAGTGGCTCCACCGCTCTGCGCGCCGGTCCCTGTCAGAGCTCCGCCCACGCCCGGTATTTGCCCCATACCAAGGCGGGTCCCACCACCAAGATTGACTGCTGCGTTGTCAGTGAAACTCATTCGCACCCCGAGATCGCGCACGAAATCCTTGTTCGCTTCGACGATACGGGCTTCAATCAAGACCTGTTTCGGTGCGAGGTCTATCTCACCAATCAATCGACGCAGATCCCCCAGGCGACTCGCAACATCCGTCACGAAGATCTTGTTGCTCCGGTCGTCCACCACCACGCTGCCGCGCTTGGAGAGGATTGTCTGATCCTTGCTCTTGAGGAAATCATAGATTTCCTTGGCCCGGTGGTAGTTGATCTGGAAGCTCTCGGTTTGCAGCGGCTCGAGGTCACCAATCTGCGCAAGCGCTTCGAGTTGCAGCTTCTCGCGGGTGGCCAACTCGTCACTTGGGGCGATCCAGATCACGTTGCCATTCTTGCGCATGTCCAGACCCTTCGACTGCAGGATGATGTCGAGCGCCTGATCCCAGGGCACATCCTTCAGCCGTAGCGTGAGGTTTCCGCTCACCGAATCACTGGTAATGATGTTGAAGTCAGTGAAATCGGCGATGACCTGCAGCACCGCCCTTACGTCAATGTTCTGGAAGTTGAGCGAAAGCCGCTCGCCCCCGTACTGGCCACGCGGAGTACCTTGCACCAGTTTGTTCGGATCTTCGGTGACACGCTTGACCTCGAGCACGAACATGTTGTCGCTTTGATAGGCGTTGTGCTCCCAGAGGCCCGAGGGCGTTACCACGAGACGAACATTGTCACCCTGCTGCTGCGCAGTGATGGCACTGACCGGCGTGCCGAAATCCACCACGTCGGAGCGGCGGCGAAGATGCTCGGGCAACGACGTCTTGATGAACTCCACGATCAGGTTCGGACCCTGCTTGCGGATGTCGATCGGCGTGTCCGGGCTCGACAACTCGACCATGACTCGCCCTTCGCCTTCCTTTCCTCTTCGGAAATTGACATCGCGGATGCTCTTGCTTGCCAGTGCCGCAGCAGAAGACGATGCCGCGAAGTTGGCGATGGGCTGCTCCGCCGTCGCCTGAACGACAGCCTCTTGCGGAATCGGACTGAGGGTGATGATCAGAGCGTTTCCGTCCAAACGGGTTTCGTACGGGGCCATGCGTGACAGATTCAGCACCAGACGCGTACGGTCCCCGGCCTGAACGATGTTCGCACTAACCAAGTCGCCGGCATTGATAGCCTGCGCGCTGCGTCCAAGCGCATTCGCTGTCGCCGGAAAGTCGAAGGCGATACGCGCGGGGTTTGCCACACTGAAACTCGCGGGCGCAGCGGCCAGCGGCTGTTGCATGGTCAGCTTGACGTAAACGGCCCCGCCTTGCTGCGCAACCTCCAGGTTTTCAATACTGTTGGCTGGCACCTGTGCCTGCTCGGCGGCATTCTGTGCATGTGCTACAGCCCAGTAGCCCGGCCCTGTGAAGATGGCTGCGAGCAGCAGCGTCGCGATTCTGCCTTTCATTTCCTACCCCCCTGCTGCTCCTGCAATAGCAGCGAACTGCTTCGTTCTGTCCAGTCGCCGTTCACGTCTTCGACGAGTTCGCGCAACGTCACTTCCGTTTCGGAAATCGCGGTCACTACACCGAAATCCTGACCCATATAGTTGCCGACCCGCACCTGATGAATGACATTGTCCACCTTGATGAGCGCCTCGGCCTGCTTGTTCTGCGTGATCACACCGACCATCGTCAGGGACTCGAGCGGATAGGCCTCGAGCGGCTCGCGGCGCCGATCCAGATCCGGCTTGATCCCACTCCCGCCTCCAGTCGCGGAGCGTTGTTCGGGCACGATGCGCTCGCTGCTGAACGGAGTCAGCAAGGCTTCGGCGTCATATTCGACGACGGGGAAAGGCTTGATCTCGGGCAGCGGTTTGACCGAGCCCCTCATTCCCTTGGCCTGCTGAGCCATCCACGCCTGGATGTTCTCTTCTTCGCTCGTGCACCCGCCGAGCATCACGACAGCCAACGCAATCACTGACGACGTGAGTTTCATTCGGCCCCTCATCTGCGTCCCCTGGGCTTCTTCTGCTCTGCCTGCCTGCGGGCAGCGAGCTCAGCCTCGTCGAGATAGCGATACGTCACCGCCTTGGCTTCGAGCTTCAAGCGCCCGTCCCGCGTCCCCTCTACGGCGATGTTGTTGAGCGTGACGATACGCGACATCTTGGCAACGTCACCGGCGAAGGCGCCCAGGTCGTGATAGCCGCCGAGCACGCGGATATCGATCGGCATTTCGGCGTAGAAATCCTTGACCACGTCCGAGCCGGGCTTGAATAGCTCGAACTGAAGGCCGCGCCCAAGACCGGCCTGGTTGATCTCGGCGAGCAGCGAGTCCATCTCGGCCCGGTTGGGCAACTGCCGCAGCAGGGCACCGAACTGCCGGTCGATCTCCTCCAACTGGCGCTTGTGCTCGTCGAGGTTCACCGCCTGGCGCTTCTTCGAAGTCCATTGCTCGCGCAAGGTGACCTCTTCGGCCTCACGCTGGCCGAGCGTCTCGATCTGCTCACGCCAATCGAACCACCATGCCGCCGCCACAGTGGCGACAAGCAGTCCGATGAACACAGCGACCTTCGGCGCGGTCGGCCACTGTCCCGGGTCATTCGTATCCAGCCCCTTGAAATCCTGAGCCAGGCGATTGAAGTCGATACCCTTCGCACCACGGTGGGTTCGATTCGGCTTCATCCCCGCACCTCCTTGCCGCCACCCTCTTCTTCCGCCTTCGGCTGTTCGATGGTGATATTGAGGGTGAACTCGCCGACACGGCGACCATCGACCGTTGCCGCCTTGATTTCGACCAGTTGGGGCTGGGTCAGGTAGGGCGACTCATCGAGCGCCCGCATCAAGTGGGAAACGCGCGCGTTCGACTGTGCGTAGCCGACCAGGGTGACACGCTTGGACGACTGCTTGATGGACTTGAGATAGATCCCCTCGGGAATCTGCTTGGCCGTTTCATTGAGCAAATGCACCGTTTGAGCACGATCGCTCTGCAGCGACTCGATCACCTGCTTGCGCGCCAACAAGGCGTCGATCTGCTCCCGCAGGCGCTTGATCTCGGCGATCTCCTTGTCGAGCTTGGCGATCTCCGTCTTGAATATCTGATTCTTGCGCTCCTGGCCCTCGATATAGCCGGCGATCACGGTGTGCACCACGAAGGCGATCGCCAGGCCCAGTACGATCATCAGCCCGGAAAGGACGTAGAACTGCTGGCGGCGTTCCTTCCGCTTGATCTCGCGGTGCGGCAACAGGTTGATACGGATCATGTGTCGAACCTCCGCATGGCCAGCCCGCACGCAACGATCATGGCCGGCGCGTCTGCCAGCAGAGCCTTCGGCCGTACCTGCGAAGACAGTGTCATGCCTTCGAACGGATTGGCGATAACCGTCGGGATCTGGGTTCGTCCACCGACCATGTCAGCCAGACCGGGCAACACCGCACACCCTCCGGCGAGGACGATGTGATCGACCTGGTTGTACTGCGTGGAAGTAAAGAAGAACTGCAGGGCCCGCGACACCTCGAGAGCGAGGCTGTCGAGGAAGGGGCGGAGAAGGTCGCCCTCATAGTCCTGCGGCAGGCTTCCGCTGCGCTTCGCTGCCTCCGCCTCCTCCACGCTCATCCCGTACTGGCGGGCGATGTCCTGGGTCAGTTGATTGCCGCCGAACGCCTGTTCCCGGCTGTAAATCTGCTGGCCGTTGCGCAACACGGTAACCGTCGTCACGCTTGCGCCGATACTGATCAGCGCAATGATCTTGTCGCGCCCCTGCTCGGGCAGGCGGCGGCTGATCAACTCGAAAGCCGACTGCGCAGCCAAGGAGTCGACATCCATGATGAGTGCCTTGAGACCGGCCGACTCGACCGCAGCCACGCGATCCTCGACCTTCTCCTTGCGCGAGGCGGCGATCAGCACCTCGACCTCGTCGGGGCTGTCGCCCAGTGGCCCGATGACCTGGAAATCCAGGTTCACCTCATCGAGCGCGAACGGAATGTACTGGTTCGCCTCCGACTCGACCTGAACTTCCATCTCCTGCTCGCGCAATCCCGCGGGCAGGATGATCTTCTTGGTAATGACCGCGGAGGCTGGAAGCGCGACGGCGACATTCTTCAGCCCCGCGCCCATGCGGCGAACCGCACGTCGGACCGACTCGCCTACCGCTTCCAGGTTGGCGATGTTGCCATCGACCACCGCATCACGGGGCATGGGCTCGATCGCATAGCGCTCGACCCGGAACCCCTCCTTTTCGGAGCCCGACAACTCGACCAGCTTGACCGATGAAGATGAAATATCCAGACCGGCCAACTGTCGCGCTTTAGGACTGAACATCGCGAAGTCGATCACAAAGAAAGTCCTTAAATTTCTTTATGTTAGGCTTACTTGCTGAATAAGCTTCTGAGATCCTAGCAACAACATTGTCAAGTGTAAAGCAACATCCCTTGACAAACCGGAGTGGAGCACCCCTTTGCGCGCCCGTATAATCGCGCCCTCGAACCTCCGGACGGACTGCCAATGCGCTGGGTCCTTTACCCCCTGGCCTTCATCCTCGTACTGATCGTCATCGGCCTCGCCACCCTCGCTGCAGCCGCCACGCTGGCGTGGCCGAACCTGCCGTCGCTGGAAACGCTCACCGACTACCGCCCCAGAATCCCGCTCCGAGTATACACGGCGGACGGCCACCTGCTTGGCGAGTTCGGCGAGGAGCGCCGCTCGGTCGTACGCATCGGCGAGGTGCCTGCAGTGCTCAAGCAGGCGATCCTCGCCGCCGAGGACGAGCGCTTCTACGAGCACCCCGGCATCGATCCCATCGGCATTCTACGTGCCGCATTGGCCAACCTGACCTCCGGCGGGCGCGGACAGGGCGCGTCCACCATCACCATGCAGGTGGCGCGCAATTTCTTCCTGACCCGGGAAAAGACGTACAACCGCAAGCTGTACGAAATCCTGCTCGCGCTGAAGATCGAGCAGAATCTCAGCAAGGATCAGATCCTTGAGCTGTACATCAACCAGATCTATCTCGGCCAGCGAGCCTACGGCTTCTCGGCTGCGGCGCGGACCTATTTCGGCAAGCCCCTCGGGCAGGTCACGCTGGCCGAGGCCGCAGTGCTCGCCGGGCTGCCCAAGGCCCCGTCCGCTTACAACCCGGTGGTCAACCCGGCTCGCGCGGACCTGCGCAAACAGTATGTGCTGCGCCGCATGCTGGAGGCCGGATTCATCGACCAGACAGCATATCGCGCCGCGGCCGACACGCCGCTTCAGACCGCGCGACCACAACGCGGCGACAGTGTGGCCCAGGGCGACTACGTCGCCGAGATGGCCCGCCAGATTGCCGTCGAACAGTTCGGCGAGGAGGCCTACCATCTCGGCATCCGCATCATCACCACGGTGAGGCGCGAAGACCAGATGGCGGCGCGGCGCGCCCTGCAGGACGGGGTGCTGGCCTACGACCGGCGTCGCGGCTATCGCGGCCCGGAGACTTTCACCGACCTCAATGGCATCGACAAGACCAAGGGCGAGCAGCTCGACGAGCTGCTGTCGGACGTCGATGACGTCGGCGACCTGCTCGCCGCGGTGGTGCTGGAGGCCTCGCCCAAGGCGGTGCGGGTATATCGCCGCGGACAGACGCTGACCATCGAAGGCAAGGGCCTGCGCTTTGCCGCCCCGATGCTGGCCGCCAATGCGCCGCAGGCGCGGCGCATCCGTCCCGGCGCGATCATCCGCATCAGGGAGAACGGCGACCAGGGCTGGGAGATCCTGCAACTGCCCGAGGTCCAGGCGGCGCTCGTCTCCCTCGACGCCAAGACCGGTGCGGTGCGGGCGCTGGTCGGCGGCTTCGACTTCAACCGCAACAAGTACAACCACGTTACCCAGGCGCTGCGCCAGCCCGGCTCCAGCTTCAAGCCCTTCATCTTTTCCGCCGCGCTGGAACGAGGCTTTTCGCCCAGCAGCCTGGTCGAGGACGAACCCCTGTTCTTCCCCGCCGGCGTCACCGGCTCGCAGGACTGGACGCCGCGCAACTACGACGGCAAGTTCGACGGCCTGATGACCGTGCGCGACGCGCTGGCGCGCTCGAAGAACATGGTGTCGATCCGCATGCTGCAGTCGATCACGCCGCAGTACGCGCAGGACTACATCACCCGCTTCGGATTCGAGGCGGCCAAGCATCCGCCCTATCTCACGCTCGCGCTGGGCGCCGGCAGCGCGACGCCGTGGGAGATGGCCTCGGCCTACGCGGTGTTCGCAAACGGCGGCTACCGGGTGGAGCCCTACGTGGTCTCGCAGATCATCGATGGCGAAGGCAATGTGGTGGCAAAGGTCGATCCCCCGGTGGCCGGCCAGAGCGCCCCGAGGGTGATCGACCCGCGCAATGCCTGGTTGATGGATTCGATGATGCAGGACGTCGTGCAGCGCGGCACCGCAACCCGCGCGCGCGCGCTCAAGCGCGGCGACCTTGCCGGCAAGACCGGCACCACCAACGACTACGTGGACGCCTGGTTCTGCGGCTACAACCCCGACCTGGTCGCGGTGACCTGGCTCGGACACAGCCAGCCGCGCAACCTCGGACGCGGCGAAACCGGCGGTTCTGCCGCGCTGCCGATCTGGGTGGACTACATGCGTACCGCGCTCAAGGACATCCCGGAGCAGCCCCGGCCGCGCCCGGACGGACTGCTGGAGATCCACCTGCCCGACAGCACCCGCGCCGAATTCGTCTACCGCGAGAACATGCCGCCCGAGCCGCCGGTTTATCCGTCGCTGCCGTTCGACCTGTCTCCGGCCACCGAATCGCCCGAGGAAGCGCTGCCGCCGGTGCCGCCCGCGCCGCCGCCAAGCGCACCGGTCGCGCCGGCACCCGTCGTCGAACGCTCCTTCGGTTCGCCCTGATCAGCGGGTCGGGCGCAGGCTGACCGCCTCGCCGGCCTGCTCGCCGACCACCCGCGACAGCAGCTCGTAGAGTTCAGCGCCGTCGCGGCCGGCGATCCAGCGCCCGTCCTGGGGGCGAAAGTGGAAGCCGCCCGAGCGGGCCGCCACCCAGATCTCGCGCGCCGCGCTATGGCGGTTGATGACGATCTTGCTGCCGTCCTCGAACTCCACTTCGAGAATGCCGCCGGGCCGGGCATCGACATCGATCTCCGCCCCGCAGGCCTCCAGCGCCGCCTCGATGCGGGTCAGTTCCGCCTCGGCGAGTGCATTGAACATCGACTCTTCCATGCTGCCTCCTTCTGTTAGCATTCCCGTCTTTTAGCGGCCCGACGGCCTTACAGCCATGCGCAACACGACTCTTCTCGCAGCGCTCGCCAGCACGCTCATCCTCTCCGCCTGCGGCATCAAGGGCTCGCTCTACCTGCCCGAGCCACCGGCCGCGCCGGCTGCGGGCGCCGATCATAGCAAAGACGACCCCAAGCAGGCGCCGACCCAATGAAGCAAGAATTCCCCGTTCCCACCCTGTCGCGCGACGAGCGCGGACTGCGTCTGGAAGGCGTGGCGCTGGCTGACATTGCCGCCGCACACGGCACCCCGACCTATGTGTACTCGCTGGCTGCGCTGAGCGCTGCCTTCGAAGCCTATCGCGACGCGCTCGCCGGCCGTCCGGCGCTGGTGTGTTACGCGGTCAAGGCCAACTCCAACCTCGGCGTGCTGTCGGCCTTCGCCCGCCTGGGCGCAGGCTTCGACATCGTCTCCGGCGGCGAACTGGCGCGCGTGCTGGCAGCCGGCGGGAATGCGGCGCGGGTGGTGTTCTCCGGTGTAGGCAAGAGCGAGGCCGAAATGCGCCAGGCGCTGGATGCCGGCATCCGCTGCTTCAACGTCGAATCCGCCGCCGAACTGGACCGGCTGTCCGCGGTCGCGCAGCAGATGGGCAAGGTCGCGCCGATCGCCCTGCGCGTCAACCCGGACGTCGACCCCAAGACCCATCCCTACATCTCCACCGGCCTGCGCAGCAACAAGTTCGGCGTGGCCTTCGACGAAGCGCTCACGCTGTATCGCCGCGCCGCCGCCCTGCCAGGGCTGCGGGTGGCCGGCATCGGCTGCCACATCGGCTCGCAGCTGCTCGACGGCGCCCCGGTGGTGGAAGCCGCCGAGAAGGTACTCGGCCTGGTCGACCGCCTGGCGGCGGAAGGCATCGTGCTCGAGCACATCGATCTGGGCGGCGGCCTGGGCATCCGCTACCGCGACGAGAACCCGCCGGCGGTGGCCGAATACCTCGCCCCGCTGCTGTCGCTGCTCGAAGGCCGGCGCGAGGAACTGCTGCTCGAACCCGGGCGCTCGCTGGTCGGCAACGCCGGCCTGCTGCTGACCCGCATCGAGTACCTGAAGCCGGGCGTGGAAAAGAACTTCGCCGTGGTGGATGCGGCGATGAACGATCTCGCCCGTCCGGCGCTCTACGACGCCTGGCACGACGTGGTCGAGGTCGCGCCGCGCGCGGCGGCGTCGCGGCCTTATGAAATCGTCGGCCCGATCTGCGAGAGCGGCGACTTCCTCGCCCACGACCGCGAACTGGCGGTCGAACCCGGCGACCTGCTGGCCCTGCTGTCGGCCGGCGCCTACGGCATGGCGATGAGTTCCAACTACAACACCCGCCCGCGGGCCGCGGAGCTGATCGTCGATGGCGAGCGCGTCCATCTGGCGCGCGCGCGCGAGGCGGTCGAGCAGCTGTACGCCGGCGAACGCCCGCTGGACTGAGCCCGCCCCCCCTCCCCGGCCGAAAGGCCGGGGCCGTCGCTCAGGGCTCCCCTGCTCCGCGCTCCGCTTCCTCGATCAACGCACGGCCGAAGGCCTTCCATACCGGCCCGCCGTGAGTATGCACGCCGAACTCGGCGCTCTGCTTCATCGTCCTGAGCATCAGCTCGGCCAGCGCGAACAGTTCGGCGCGTGCACGCCGCTGGCGGTCCGGGCTGCGCAGTGCCTCCAGGTTGCACGCCGGATCGCAATCCAGCGCCTCGCGCGCCAGGGCCCGCACTGCCGCCGCGTCGTCCCAGTCTATCCCCAGCGCGATGCCGCGCCGGATGATCTCGCGCTCCAACTCCTGGGCGTCACGGTCGAAATGGCCAAAACCGCTCATCGCCCGCCCAACTCCTCCAGACAGCGCAGCAGTGCCTGCTCCCAGTGCGGCAGGCGCAGGCCGAAGCGCGCCGCCAGCGCCTGCTGGTCAAGGCGGGAATTCGATGGCCGGGCGGCCGGCGTCGGGTAATCGGCGCTACCGATAGGCACCACTTCCGCCACCTTCAGCACCCGGTCCGGCAGCACCCGGCGCGCGTGCGCGAAAATCGCCTCGGCAAAGCCGTGCCAGCTGGTCTCGCCGCCTCCGGCCATGTGGAACAGCCCGGAGCGGAAGTTGCCGGCGGCGCGCTCGCGGCAGGCCTGGGCGACGGCCTGGGCGCTGGCATCCGCGATGTTGCGCGCCCAGGTCGGCGCACCGAACTGATCGGCGACCACGCGCAGCACCTCGCGCTCGGCACCCAGGCGCAGCATGGTGAGCAGGAAGTTGGCCCCGCGCGCCGCATACACCCAGGTGGTGCGGAAGATCAGGTAGTCGCAGCCGGCGGCCGCCACCGCCTGCTCGCCGGCAAGCTTGCCGCGTCCGTAGGCGTTGAGCGGCGCGACCGGATCGTCCTCCAGGTAGGCGCCGGCTTTGCTGCCGTCGAATACGTAGTCGGTGGAGTAATGCACCAGCAGGGCGCCGGCGCGACGCGCTGCCACGGCCAGTTCGCCCACCGCCTCGGCATTGACGCGGTGCGCGAGCGTCTCCTCAGTTTCCGCCCGGTCGACTGCGGTGTAGGCCGCGGCATTGACGATCACCTGGGGCGCCAGCTCGGCGACCAGCGCGGCCAGCGTCTCGGGGCGAGCCAAGTCGCAGCGCTCCCGCCCGGGCGCGATCACCTCGCCCAAGGGCATCAGGCTGCGGGCCAGTTCCCAGCCGACCTGGCCGCGCGCGCCGGTGAGCAGGATCCTCATGCCTTTTCCCCGCGCGCCGCGTAGTTGGCAGCGATCCAGTCGCGGTAGGCGCCACTCTGCACATGGGCCACCCAGTCCTGGTTGCCCAGGTACCACTCGACGGTCTTGCGGATGCCGGTGGCGAAGGTTTCGGCCGGCCGCCAGCCCAGTTCGCGCTCGATCTTGCGCGCGTCGATGGCGTAGCGGCGGTCGTGCCCCGGCCGATCCTGCACGTAGGTGATCAGGCGCTCGTGCGGGCCGGCGGGGTCCGGACGCAATTCGTCGAGCAGCGCGCAGATGGTACGCACGATCTCGATGTTGGGCATCTCGTTCCAGCCGCCGACGTTGTAGGTCTCGCCCAGCCGGCCGCGCGCCAGCACCTCGCGGATCGCCGCGCAGTGGTCGCCCACGTACAGCCAGTCGCGCACGTTCATGCCGTCGCCGTAGATCGGCAGCGGCTTGGCCGCAAGGGCGTTGGCGATCACCAGCGGGATCAGCTTCTCGGGAAACTGGTACGGCCCGTAGTTGTTCGAGCAGTTGGTGGTGAGCACCGGCAGCCCATAGGTGTGGTGCCAGGCGCGCACCAGGTGGTCAGAAGCCGCCTTGCTGGCCGAGTACGGGCTGTTGGGTTCATAGGCCTTGGTTTCGGCAAACGGAGGATCCTGTGGCCCGAGCGAGCCGTACACCTCGTCGGTGGATACGTGCAGGAAGCGGAAGGCTGCCCGCGCGTCCGCATCCAGCGCTCCCCAGTAGGCGCGCGCCGCCTCCAGCAGGGTGAAGGTGCCCTCCACGTTGGTGCGCACGAAGGCGGCCGGACCATGGATGGAGCGGTCCACATGGCTTTCCGCGGCGAAATGCACGATGGCGCGCGGGCGGTGACTGGCGAGCAGGCGGTCCACCAGCGCGCGGTCGCAGATGTCGCCCTGAACGAACACATGGCGCGCATCGCCCTGCAGGCGGGCGAGGTTCTCCAGGTTGCCGG contains:
- the rfbB gene encoding dTDP-glucose 4,6-dehydratase produces the protein MILVTGGAGFIGANFVLDWLATADEPVVNLDALTYAGNLENLARLQGDARHVFVQGDICDRALVDRLLASHRPRAIVHFAAESHVDRSIHGPAAFVRTNVEGTFTLLEAARAYWGALDADARAAFRFLHVSTDEVYGSLGPQDPPFAETKAYEPNSPYSASKAASDHLVRAWHHTYGLPVLTTNCSNNYGPYQFPEKLIPLVIANALAAKPLPIYGDGMNVRDWLYVGDHCAAIREVLARGRLGETYNVGGWNEMPNIEIVRTICALLDELRPDPAGPHERLITYVQDRPGHDRRYAIDARKIERELGWRPAETFATGIRKTVEWYLGNQDWVAHVQSGAYRDWIAANYAARGEKA